The proteins below come from a single Drosophila ananassae strain 14024-0371.13 chromosome 4 unlocalized genomic scaffold, ASM1763931v2 tig00000241, whole genome shotgun sequence genomic window:
- the LOC123258039 gene encoding ATP synthase subunit alpha produces the protein MKNSMNVSEIASIIREKVETFDNPIKRENIGEVISVTDGIALVYGLEKAKFGEKVFFASGVEGIVLDLDHDTAGIVVLGNDRDVKEGDVVKCSGDVVQVPVGHELLGRVVNALGHPMDDGGEIRAKNRMDIESKAPGIIDRKSVHEPLQTGIKIIDLLIPIGRGQRELIIGDRQIGKTTIALDTIINQKKINDEVNENQKVYCVYVAIGQKISTVAKVVNKLKESGALEYTTVVVASASDCAPMQFLAPYAGCTIGEFFRDNGMHCLIIYDDLSKHAVAYRQMSLLLRRPPGREAYPGDIFYVHSRLLERAAKMSDKKGQGSLTALPIVETQAGDVSAYVPTNVISITDGQIFLESELFYKGFRPAVNIGLSVSRVGSAAQLKSVKKVAGSIKLSLAQYRELEDFAKFGSDLDASVQLSLNKGKYLVELLKQKQHLPMSIEEQVVLMYIFSNLYNQLSKIQISYINKFEHDLINYFHTVHPGVLKKLSNDMSDDIKGDIFNIVSNFVTQFNCV, from the coding sequence ATGAAGAACAGTATGAATGTTTCTGAGATAGCAAGTATAATAAGAGAAAAGGTTGAGACGTTTGATAATCCTATAAAGCGGGAAAATATAGGTGAAGTAATTTCAGTAACAGATGGTATCGCATTGGTTTATGGGCTGGAAAAAGCAAAATTCGGTGAAAAGGTATTTTTTGCAAGTGGTGTAGAAGGAATAGTTCTCGATTTAGATCATGATACGGCTGGAATAGTTGTGCTTGGTAATGACCGTGATGTGAAAGAAGGGGACGTTGTAAAATGTAGTGGTGATGTTGTGCAGGTGCCTGTAGGACATGAATTGTTAGGGAGAGTTGTAAATGCGTTGGGCCATCCTATGGACGACGGTGGGGAAATTAGAGCCAAAAACAGAATGGATATAGAATCTAAAGCGCCAGGCATTATTGATCGTAAGTCTGTGCATGAGCCACTGCAAACAGGAATTAAAATTATAGATTTGCTAATTCCAATAGGTAGAGGGCAGCGTGAATTAATTATTGGTGATAGACAAATTGGTAAAACTACTATTGCGCTTGATACTATTATCAATCAGAAGAAGATTAACGATGAGGTAAACGAAAATCAAAAAGTTTACTGTGTTTATGTTGCTATTGGGCAAAAAATTTCAACAGTAGCAAAAGTGGTAAATAAGCTGAAAGAAAGTGGAGCATTAGAGTATACAACTGTAGTTGTGGCTAGTGCATCTGACTGCGCGCCTATGCAATTTTTAGCACCTTATGCTGGTTGTACTATTGGGGAATTTTTCCGTGACAATGGAATGCATTGTTTGATTATATATGATGATTTATCTAAGCATGCTGTGGCATATAGGCAGATGTCTTTATTGCTCAGACGTCCTCCTGGTCGTGAAGCTTACCCTGGAGATATATTCTATGTACATTCTCGCTTGCTTGAAAGAGCTGCTAAAATGTCTGATAAAAAAGGGCAGGGTTCTTTAACTGCTTTGCCAATTGTCGAAACTCAAGCTGGTGATGTATCTGCATATGTGCCAACAAATGTTATTTCAATTACCGATGGGCAGATCTTTCTTGAGTctgaattattttataaaggaTTTCGACCTGCAGTAAATATAGGTTTGTCAGTTTCACGGGTTGGTTCTGCTGCACAACTAAAGTCTGTGAAGAAAGTTGCTGGTTCTATAAAGCTAAGCTTAGCTCAGTATAGAGAATTAGAAGATTTTGCAAAATTTGGTTCTGATCTTGATGCTAGTGTTCAATTATCCTTGAATAAGGGTAAATATCTTGTCGAGTTATTAAAGCAGAAACAACATTTACCTATGTCAATAGAAGAGCAAGTAGTGCTgatgtatattttttctaaCCTATATAATCAGTTAAGTAAAATACAAATAAGTTACATTAATAAATTTGAACATGatcttattaattattttcatacTGTACACCCTGGGGTTTTAAAAAAGTTGTCAAATGACATGAGTGATGATATAAAAGGtgatatttttaacattgTGAGTAATTTCGTTACTCAATTTAATTGCGTTTAG
- the LOC123258042 gene encoding nodulation protein G-like: MFGLESRKFLITGASGGIGQAIVKIMHKAGATLCISGTKKEVLEEVAKQYEKNIHILPCDLSNAEEVNQLINRASELMEGFDGLVCNAGITRDSLLLRMTDEIWQKVIDINLSSTFKLSREACKRLIKNNWGRIINISSIIGLTGNAGQANYAASKAGIIAMSKSIAKEVASRNITVNCIAPGFIDTKMTEVLNEVQKGKILDNIPMKRMGTGEEIAAGVLFLASDEAKYITGHVLNINGGLFM; encoded by the coding sequence ATGTTTGGATTGGAAAGCAGAAAGTTCCTGATCACTGGCGCATCAGGCGGAATAGGGCAAGCAATTGTAAAAATTATGCACAAAGCTGGAGCAACTTTATGTATTTCTGGCACAAAAAAAGAAGTGCTCGAAGAAGTTGCTAAACAATATGAAAAAAACATACACATACTCCCTTGTGACTTATCAAATGCTGAGGAAGTAAATCAACTAATAAATAGAGCAAGTGAGTTGATGGAAGGCTTTGACGGGCTTGTATGCAATGCGGGCATTACGCGAGACAGTTTATTACTGAGAATGACAGATGAAATATGGCAAAAAGTAATTGATATTAACTTGAGTTCTACATTTAAGCTGAGTAGAGAAGCATGTAAGAGACTAATTAAGAATAATTGGGgaagaattataaatatttcctCAATAATAGGGCTGACAGGAAACGCCGGGCAAGCAAATTATGCGGCGTCTAAAGCTGGAATAATAGCTATGAGCAAATCTATAGCAAAAGAAGTTGCAAGTCGTAATATAACAGTAAATTGTATTGCTCCTGGGTTTATAGATACTAAAATGACTGAAGTTTTAAATGAAGTGCAAAAGGGAAAAATATTAGATAATATTCCAATGAAAAGAATGGGAACAGGGGAAGAAATAGCAGCAGGGGTCTTATTTTTAGCAAGTGATGAAGCAAAATATATAACAGGGCATGTGCTTAACATTAATGGTGGGTTATTTATGTAG